In a genomic window of Anomalospiza imberbis isolate Cuckoo-Finch-1a 21T00152 chromosome 5, ASM3175350v1, whole genome shotgun sequence:
- the ARHGAP8 gene encoding LOW QUALITY PROTEIN: rho GTPase-activating protein 8 (The sequence of the model RefSeq protein was modified relative to this genomic sequence to represent the inferred CDS: inserted 1 base in 1 codon; substituted 3 bases at 3 genomic stop codons) produces MMAAAEKKGSDYFSGLLVEGLFRRSASIQTTKDVKKLYNQGKSVNFDDYHDIHISDVILKTFLREPPQPLLTSDXCDHILEITSVESCSXDTRXKQIIQGLPEHNYVVLKYLICFLHVVSQESIYNRXDSLAYVIGLNLIWPLKGTASLSALVPVNLLTELLIDFYTNIFNSQTVPAEILP; encoded by the exons attatttttcagGACTACTAGTAGAGGGCCTCTTCAGGAGATCAGCCAGCATCCAGACTACCAAAGATGTGAAGAAACTCTACAACCAGG GCAAGTCTGTTAATTTTGATGATTATCATGATATCCATATTTCTGATGTTATCCTGAAGACTTTCCTTAGGGAACCCCCTCAGCCATTGCTAACATCTGACTGATGTGATCATATCCTTGAAATCACCa GTGTGGAGAGCTGTTCATGAGACACCAGATGAAAACAAATCATTCAAGGACTTCCTGAACACAATTATGTTGTTCTAAAATATCTGATATGCTTTCTCCATGTG GTTTCACAGGAGAGCATCTATAACA AGGACAGCCTGGCCTATGTCATTGGTTTGAATTTGATCTGGCCATTGAAAGGAACCGCCTCCCTTAGTGCTCTGGTACCCGTGAATCTCCTCACTGAACTGCTGATAGATTTCTACACAAATATATTCAACTCCCAAACAGTGCCTGCTGAGATCTTACCTTAA